From the Clostridium acetobutylicum ATCC 824 genome, one window contains:
- a CDS encoding glycerophosphodiester phosphodiesterase — translation MKRANYKILYAVMVVLIFGLLFSGSNNIKADTITGKNNNNITVIAHRGIYFNEPENSLEAIEDSIKHKVDYAEIDVQETNDGVVVLMHDKNLRRLAGVNKTVDELSYNDIEKLNISRGIFNKKKITRIPTLNSVIRKCDNRVKLIIEIKPYGNTVDLTNKVVDIIKKNNFEKKCLVHSMSYRILVQVKSLDSEIKTGYIVCRPVRNLSAFNVDFFSVRNICATKKVVSIIHSKHKKIFVWTVDNPYAMQHVVSLKADGIITDRPSILMGKRVNKVTKAKKF, via the coding sequence ATGAAAAGGGCAAATTATAAAATATTATATGCAGTTATGGTGGTATTAATTTTTGGACTACTATTTAGTGGCAGTAATAATATAAAGGCAGATACTATAACTGGAAAAAACAACAATAATATAACGGTTATTGCACATCGAGGTATATATTTTAATGAACCAGAAAATTCCCTTGAGGCAATTGAAGATTCAATAAAACACAAGGTAGATTATGCCGAAATTGACGTTCAAGAAACAAACGATGGTGTTGTAGTTTTAATGCATGATAAAAATTTAAGAAGACTAGCAGGAGTAAATAAAACTGTTGATGAGTTAAGTTATAATGATATTGAAAAGTTAAATATATCAAGAGGGATTTTTAATAAAAAGAAGATAACTAGAATTCCAACACTTAATAGTGTAATTAGAAAGTGTGATAATAGAGTTAAGCTAATAATAGAAATTAAGCCATATGGAAATACCGTAGATTTAACTAATAAGGTTGTTGATATTATCAAAAAAAATAATTTTGAGAAAAAATGTTTGGTTCACTCTATGAGTTATAGAATATTAGTTCAAGTGAAATCTTTGGATTCTGAAATAAAGACTGGATATATAGTATGTAGGCCAGTAAGAAATTTATCTGCATTTAATGTTGATTTTTTTAGTGTAAGAAATATTTGCGCCACTAAAAAAGTAGTTTCTATAATTCATTCAAAGCATAAAAAAATATTTGTATGGACAGTAGATAATCCATATGCTATGCAGCATGTTGTTAGTTTAAAAGCAGATGGAATAATAACAGATCGACCTAGTATCTTAATGGGTAAAAGAGTTAATAAAGTAACTAAGGCAAAGAAGTTTTAA
- a CDS encoding endospore germination permease, with protein MLTAQGMISSKQLSLIMLSLIEASTFTAVFVSQYTKQDTWVVLISGFIIVLFLLFMYVSLCSKFPGKTIIEIHAKIYGNLLVNLISLLYIFYFWFIIPANFRFLADFFSTYLSQNSDIIPFIIPAAILCIYAVRKGAEVISRVSSILSILTVMLSIIITALIAKDIHISNLLPPLQLNLGQFVQGTNIMVAIPLGEIIVFMIFFPHLNDQTKLRKSAFTGLILSFIFFLFVLVRNTLVLGNVSSLQVQPAYQVSSLINVGEVITRVEVTTAVFLLFNLLMKICFFLYATVISIAQCFKLRSYKPLVFPVTAISAVLSITMFKSPLDQLYIASDIYPIYALLFIVILPITSFILASIKKSSKTAS; from the coding sequence ATGTTAACTGCACAGGGTATGATATCAAGCAAGCAGTTGTCTTTAATTATGCTTTCCCTTATTGAAGCTTCTACTTTTACTGCAGTTTTTGTCAGTCAATACACAAAGCAGGATACCTGGGTAGTTTTAATCTCTGGTTTTATTATAGTACTATTTTTACTATTCATGTATGTATCTTTATGTAGCAAGTTTCCTGGCAAAACAATTATAGAAATACACGCTAAAATTTACGGAAATCTTTTAGTCAATTTGATTTCTTTACTATACATATTTTATTTTTGGTTTATAATTCCAGCAAACTTTAGGTTTCTAGCTGACTTTTTCTCCACTTACTTATCTCAAAATTCAGATATTATACCATTTATCATCCCTGCTGCTATACTATGTATTTATGCCGTAAGAAAAGGAGCCGAAGTAATATCAAGAGTATCTTCCATACTATCAATTTTAACAGTAATGCTTTCCATAATTATAACAGCTTTAATTGCAAAGGATATACATATTTCCAATCTGCTCCCACCACTCCAGTTAAATCTAGGGCAATTCGTTCAGGGAACCAATATTATGGTTGCTATTCCTCTTGGCGAAATTATTGTATTTATGATATTCTTTCCACATCTTAACGATCAAACAAAATTAAGGAAAAGTGCCTTCACTGGTTTAATTTTAAGCTTTATATTCTTCTTATTTGTTTTGGTGAGAAATACCTTAGTTCTTGGTAATGTAAGCTCCCTACAAGTTCAGCCAGCCTATCAAGTCTCAAGCTTAATTAATGTTGGAGAAGTCATAACAAGAGTGGAAGTAACTACTGCAGTATTTTTGCTATTCAACCTTCTAATGAAGATTTGTTTTTTTCTTTATGCTACAGTAATTTCTATTGCCCAGTGCTTTAAGCTGAGAAGCTATAAACCTTTAGTATTTCCTGTTACTGCTATAAGCGCTGTACTATCAATTACAATGTTTAAATCACCTTTGGACCAATTATATATAGCATCAGATATATATCCCATATATGCTCTTTTATTTATAGTTATACTTCCAATTACCTCTTTTATTTTGGCCTCTATAAAAAAAAGCTCTAAAACTGCTAGTTGA
- a CDS encoding Ger(x)C family spore germination protein has product MKSCRKKFLKIISCILIAVNLTSCIDSRELNKLAIVLAVGIDKLENCDDTEMTIQLAKLSSNKSGSISSGGSAPSANNVTLNLTETGNGLGKIVKTFNRKLDRQLFFSHNQVIVLGESAAKSGIAKYLDFFMRYRETRLLVWLLITKSKVKDILSVPPNMEDTQGRNLAELISEQKEVSEIPAINLKDFTERIMSKTSAPIIPIVEISTNNSAGTKALRLTSTAVFKKDKMIGTLDSQQTRGLLWALNKVKTGVVPVNLPGYKGTIDVETIHSKGKIAAKLKDNKLIMKINIKQEGNLLEQNSSENLATPDNFKVIEKAEEETIKKQIEAAILKSRDLNADIFGFGDAIYRRHPKYFKKIEPQWNKTFKNLNIEVNVNCKLRRNGRISKPIMAK; this is encoded by the coding sequence ATGAAAAGTTGTAGAAAAAAATTTCTCAAAATAATCTCCTGCATATTAATAGCTGTAAATTTAACCTCATGTATAGATTCAAGGGAGCTAAATAAACTAGCAATAGTGCTTGCTGTAGGAATCGATAAACTAGAAAACTGTGATGACACGGAAATGACCATTCAACTAGCCAAGTTATCCAGTAATAAAAGCGGTTCAATAAGTAGTGGTGGAAGTGCACCTTCTGCAAATAACGTTACTCTTAATTTAACTGAAACCGGAAATGGGTTAGGTAAAATAGTAAAAACCTTTAATCGTAAATTAGATAGACAGCTATTCTTTTCTCATAACCAAGTTATTGTATTAGGAGAGAGTGCTGCAAAAAGTGGTATAGCAAAATATCTGGATTTTTTTATGCGATATAGAGAAACTCGTCTATTGGTATGGCTTTTAATAACCAAATCTAAAGTTAAAGACATATTAAGTGTACCTCCCAATATGGAAGATACTCAAGGAAGAAATTTAGCAGAATTAATTAGTGAGCAAAAAGAGGTTTCTGAAATACCAGCAATAAACCTTAAGGACTTTACAGAAAGAATAATGAGTAAAACAAGCGCCCCTATTATACCAATAGTTGAGATATCAACTAATAACAGTGCTGGAACTAAAGCTTTACGTCTTACAAGTACTGCTGTTTTTAAAAAAGATAAAATGATAGGAACTCTAGATAGCCAGCAAACTAGAGGCTTACTTTGGGCTCTTAACAAAGTAAAGACTGGCGTTGTACCTGTAAATTTGCCAGGGTATAAAGGAACTATTGATGTAGAAACAATTCATTCAAAAGGTAAGATTGCGGCTAAACTTAAGGATAACAAACTAATTATGAAGATAAACATAAAGCAGGAGGGTAATTTATTAGAACAAAATTCATCTGAAAATCTCGCAACTCCTGATAACTTTAAAGTAATTGAAAAAGCAGAAGAAGAAACTATTAAAAAGCAAATAGAAGCTGCAATTCTAAAATCAAGGGATTTAAATGCAGATATATTTGGTTTTGGGGATGCTATATATAGAAGACATCCAAAATACTTTAAAAAGATAGAACCTCAGTGGAACAAAACCTTCAAAAATCTCAATATTGAAGTAAACGTAAATTGTAAACTAAGAAGAAATGGTAGAATTAGTAAACCTATTATGGCCAAATAA
- a CDS encoding bacteriocin immunity protein — MVILINSSKDLVHSLYNSISQSKKSNFDDIKEVLLKVYVKLDSSDEKNIPLINRLIKYIYFTAYTERLHFSSNEENIIKELSEIGKYAGLNGVYRSDYGDKSQF; from the coding sequence GTGGTGATATTAATTAATAGCTCTAAAGATTTAGTACATTCTTTATATAACAGTATTTCACAATCAAAAAAAAGCAATTTTGATGATATTAAAGAGGTATTATTAAAAGTTTATGTAAAGCTAGATTCATCTGATGAAAAAAATATTCCTTTGATAAATAGATTAATTAAATACATATATTTTACAGCTTATACAGAAAGACTACATTTTTCATCTAACGAAGAAAATATTATAAAAGAGTTATCTGAAATAGGTAAATATGCTGGTTTAAATGGTGTATATCGTTCAGATTATGGAGATAAATCTCAATTTTAA
- a CDS encoding DUF2127 domain-containing protein has protein sequence MYHNDMKNSLLKRRKFSILHKSFRIAILVKGIDGLLEILGGILLIFLNPTRLNKIIVLLTQHELSEDPKDIVANYAMRLASDFSLSSQSFGVFYLISHGIIKLFLILMLWNKKTWAYPLTIFSLLLFIFYQLYRCAIKYSIWLNVLSIFDLAIVILTLIEYRLIKHHIN, from the coding sequence ATGTACCATAATGATATGAAAAACTCTTTATTAAAAAGAAGAAAGTTCAGTATACTTCATAAAAGCTTTAGAATAGCAATCTTAGTTAAAGGAATAGACGGTCTTCTCGAAATACTCGGAGGAATATTACTAATATTTTTAAATCCAACTAGATTAAATAAAATAATAGTCTTGCTAACTCAACACGAGCTGTCAGAAGACCCTAAAGATATTGTTGCAAACTATGCCATGAGACTTGCATCAGACTTTTCGTTAAGCAGTCAATCCTTCGGAGTCTTTTACTTAATATCTCACGGTATAATAAAACTTTTTTTAATCTTAATGCTTTGGAATAAAAAAACCTGGGCTTATCCTCTTACAATATTTTCTCTTCTGCTATTTATTTTTTACCAATTATATCGTTGTGCTATTAAATATTCAATATGGCTCAATGTTTTAAGTATCTTTGATCTCGCAATAGTAATATTAACCTTAATTGAATACAGATTAATAAAGCACCATATTAATTAA
- a CDS encoding NAD(P)/FAD-dependent oxidoreductase, translated as MDVAIMGAGISGLSCAITLEKHGIKPIVFEKRNRVGDRFINGEATFSILNRPIKDGLKYIKENYDISLTPTDMIRKLVFHSKNEVGSIDGPMGYVNIRGRHENSYECQLEKQLQTKINFNSTYDYEQLCKEFEYVILATGDGAYSTNLGNYKCDLTSTIKGVTIEGEFLTSIAHSWFNYDVIPKGYGWLIPFSEKEANLVIAYPDYPNNIKLDLNTMWETFYNMACKDLDQNFRITDNFEITKYMIGICNNSIIDNTYFIGNCFGTISPGLGFGQFASILTGVYSAYDICNLDKYDELAKPLFENYNNSLVLRRFLENLNDDNIDLIVKNLDNKFLDGLINKVISNKSHLEILNTLTPTMKLWNNYKKS; from the coding sequence ATGGATGTTGCTATTATGGGTGCAGGAATATCTGGGTTATCTTGCGCTATAACATTAGAAAAGCATGGAATTAAACCAATTGTTTTTGAAAAACGAAACCGTGTTGGGGATAGATTTATTAATGGAGAAGCTACTTTTAGTATACTAAATAGACCTATTAAAGATGGCTTAAAATACATAAAAGAAAATTACGACATAAGTTTAACTCCCACAGATATGATTAGAAAGTTAGTTTTTCATTCCAAAAATGAAGTAGGAAGCATTGATGGACCTATGGGATATGTGAACATTAGGGGCAGACATGAAAATTCTTATGAATGCCAATTAGAAAAACAGTTACAAACTAAAATAAACTTTAATTCTACTTACGACTATGAACAATTATGTAAAGAATTTGAGTACGTAATATTAGCAACTGGAGATGGAGCTTATTCCACTAACTTAGGTAATTATAAGTGCGACCTTACGAGTACTATAAAAGGTGTTACGATTGAAGGTGAATTTCTTACAAGTATTGCTCATTCCTGGTTTAATTACGATGTAATACCAAAAGGCTACGGTTGGTTGATACCTTTTTCAGAAAAAGAAGCTAATTTAGTTATTGCTTATCCCGATTATCCAAACAATATAAAGTTAGATTTAAATACTATGTGGGAAACATTTTATAATATGGCTTGTAAGGATTTAGACCAAAATTTTAGAATAACTGATAACTTCGAGATTACAAAATATATGATTGGAATATGTAACAATTCAATAATTGATAATACATATTTTATTGGAAATTGTTTTGGAACAATTTCTCCTGGTCTTGGTTTTGGACAGTTTGCATCAATATTAACAGGTGTTTATTCAGCTTATGATATATGCAATTTAGATAAATATGATGAACTTGCAAAACCTTTATTTGAAAACTATAATAATTCGCTTGTTCTAAGAAGATTTTTAGAGAACTTAAATGATGATAATATAGATTTAATAGTCAAAAACTTGGATAACAAATTTCTGGATGGATTAATTAATAAAGTAATAAGTAATAAAAGCCACCTTGAAATACTTAATACCTTAACTCCAACTATGAAACTTTGGAATAATTATAAAAAGTCATAA
- a CDS encoding bacteriocin immunity protein, which translates to MKKKKDEETAISLFNTFKSLILEKSSQNNGYSKVIDILNRAIERVAKGSQTPQMEARSVFQNTCTMCLVEKVKLNEEEAAALKEIDHFSHSKGIWGEMNNLNISNMWPSN; encoded by the coding sequence ATGAAAAAGAAAAAAGATGAAGAAACAGCAATTAGCCTATTTAATACTTTTAAAAGTTTGATTTTGGAAAAGAGTTCACAAAATAATGGATATTCTAAAGTTATAGACATTTTAAATCGTGCGATTGAACGCGTTGCAAAGGGAAGTCAAACACCACAAATGGAGGCACGATCAGTATTTCAAAACACTTGCACAATGTGTCTTGTAGAAAAAGTAAAATTAAATGAAGAAGAAGCTGCTGCTTTAAAGGAAATAGACCATTTCTCACATTCGAAAGGCATTTGGGGAGAAATGAATAATTTGAATATTTCAAATATGTGGCCCAGTAATTAA
- a CDS encoding glycoside hydrolase family 1 protein: MRHSKLKDFPKDFLWSASTSAYQVEGAWNEDGKGMSVQDAKTSLPEGTSDFKVASDHYHHFEEDIAFLGEMGLKAYRFSISWTRIIPDGDGKINTKGVQFYHKLIDACLSYNIEPIVTMYHFDLPFELEKKGGWNNRTTIDAFLKFSKILFEQYGSKVKYFLTINEQNMMILHGAAIGTSKGSGINIWKELYQQNHNMLVAQAKAMELCHKLCPNSKIGPAPNIASIYPASSKPEDYLAAQNFTAIRNWLYLDMAVFGRYNSTAWSYLEEIDAVPKIEEGDMEILRNAKPDFIAFNYYNTATVKANNDAKKVQDSSGDQQLAVFEAGVFEGVQNPNLEKTEFGWEIDPVGFRITLREVYDRYNLPIIVTENGLGAFDKLEDGTVHDDYRIEYYKKHLHEIKEAITDGVKVFGYSPWSAIDLVSTHQGVTKRYGFIYVNRDEFDLKDLKRYKKDSFYWYKKVIEENGNNL; the protein is encoded by the coding sequence ATGAGACATAGCAAACTAAAGGATTTTCCAAAAGATTTTCTTTGGAGTGCATCAACTAGTGCGTATCAGGTTGAAGGTGCATGGAATGAGGACGGAAAAGGGATGTCGGTGCAGGATGCAAAAACTTCACTTCCAGAAGGAACAAGTGATTTTAAGGTTGCCAGCGATCATTATCACCATTTTGAGGAGGATATTGCTTTTTTAGGAGAAATGGGACTTAAAGCCTATAGGTTTTCAATTTCTTGGACCCGAATAATTCCAGATGGTGATGGAAAGATAAATACAAAGGGTGTACAATTCTATCATAAATTAATTGATGCTTGTTTGAGTTATAACATAGAGCCAATTGTAACTATGTATCATTTTGATCTTCCTTTTGAATTGGAGAAAAAAGGTGGTTGGAATAATAGAACTACTATTGATGCATTTTTAAAATTTAGTAAGATTTTGTTTGAACAATACGGCTCGAAGGTAAAGTATTTCTTAACTATTAATGAGCAGAACATGATGATTCTTCATGGAGCTGCTATTGGTACGTCTAAAGGTTCTGGTATAAATATATGGAAGGAATTATATCAGCAAAACCACAACATGTTAGTTGCACAGGCAAAAGCTATGGAATTATGCCATAAACTTTGTCCTAATTCTAAAATAGGTCCTGCGCCTAATATAGCTTCAATATATCCAGCATCCTCAAAGCCAGAAGATTACCTTGCTGCACAGAATTTTACAGCTATAAGAAATTGGCTTTATCTTGATATGGCCGTTTTTGGAAGGTATAATTCAACAGCGTGGTCATACCTTGAGGAAATAGATGCTGTGCCAAAAATAGAAGAAGGAGACATGGAGATATTAAGAAATGCAAAACCAGATTTTATAGCTTTTAATTACTATAATACAGCTACAGTTAAAGCAAATAATGATGCTAAAAAGGTACAAGATTCAAGTGGAGATCAACAATTAGCAGTTTTTGAAGCAGGAGTATTTGAAGGAGTCCAAAATCCTAATCTTGAAAAGACGGAATTTGGGTGGGAAATAGATCCTGTTGGTTTTAGAATAACTTTAAGAGAAGTATATGATAGGTATAATCTTCCAATTATAGTAACTGAAAATGGTCTTGGAGCTTTTGATAAGTTGGAGGATGGAACAGTTCATGATGATTATAGAATTGAATACTATAAGAAACATTTGCATGAAATAAAAGAAGCTATTACAGATGGTGTGAAGGTATTTGGGTATTCTCCATGGAGTGCAATTGATCTTGTTTCAACACATCAAGGAGTCACTAAAAGGTATGGCTTTATATATGTAAATCGTGATGAATTCGATTTGAAGGATTTAAAGAGATATAAAAAAGATAGTTTTTATTGGTACAAGAAGGTTATAGAAGAGAATGGGAATAACTTATAA
- a CDS encoding response regulator, whose translation MISAIIVDNEVLSANNLYNILKENSEFNIKARVNSEEEALLELEKIKVDIIFINIEMQVVEFVAKAREINDKVKIIFITAYTKYSSDSNMQYLIKPVTKEKLNKVILKLKPNNESKSEESWDIKVSCFGKFTVQNRQGTIAKWITKKAEELFALLIDQKGKAINTNKIIYMLWRNFDTTKATVNLHTTVYNIKKALSRLNAQEVFICSDGFYKVDVSKIKCDVWEVISKIRTISRRNLTIDEVGESIKIIEDGYFKENYFDWAEDKNKYFESVYLKLIFIKAKECKKSRNFNEAIELIRIGLKVDELNESFNKELIRLLMLVGDEIEAIKHYNFYKRKLRKELGINVDCKIYEWIKS comes from the coding sequence ATGATTAGTGCAATTATAGTAGATAATGAAGTATTATCCGCAAATAATTTGTATAATATACTTAAAGAAAATAGTGAATTTAACATAAAAGCAAGGGTTAATAGTGAAGAAGAAGCTCTTTTAGAATTAGAGAAAATAAAGGTAGATATTATATTTATAAATATTGAAATGCAGGTAGTGGAGTTTGTAGCTAAAGCACGTGAAATAAATGATAAGGTAAAGATTATTTTTATTACTGCATATACAAAATACTCAAGTGATTCTAATATGCAGTATCTTATTAAGCCTGTAACCAAGGAAAAGCTTAATAAAGTTATTTTAAAACTTAAGCCTAACAATGAAAGTAAAAGTGAGGAGAGCTGGGATATAAAGGTTAGCTGTTTTGGTAAATTTACAGTACAAAATAGACAAGGTACTATAGCTAAATGGATAACAAAGAAGGCTGAAGAATTATTTGCATTATTGATAGATCAAAAAGGAAAGGCTATAAATACAAATAAGATAATATATATGTTATGGAGGAATTTTGATACTACTAAAGCTACTGTAAATCTTCATACAACTGTGTACAATATAAAAAAAGCACTTTCAAGGCTTAATGCTCAAGAGGTTTTTATTTGTTCTGATGGATTTTATAAAGTTGATGTAAGCAAAATTAAGTGTGATGTTTGGGAGGTTATTAGTAAAATCAGGACTATAAGTAGGCGAAATTTAACTATAGATGAGGTTGGAGAAAGCATAAAAATTATTGAAGATGGTTATTTTAAGGAAAATTATTTCGATTGGGCAGAAGATAAAAATAAGTATTTTGAAAGCGTGTATTTAAAGCTTATTTTTATAAAAGCAAAAGAGTGTAAAAAGAGTAGGAATTTTAATGAGGCAATTGAACTTATAAGAATTGGACTTAAGGTGGATGAACTAAATGAGAGCTTTAATAAAGAGTTAATAAGGCTTTTAATGTTAGTTGGCGATGAAATTGAAGCTATAAAGCATTACAATTTTTATAAAAGAAAGTTAAGAAAAGAGCTTGGCATAAACGTTGATTGTAAAATTTATGAATGGATAAAAAGCTAG
- a CDS encoding putative holin-like toxin encodes MSNDVLTLLFQGGLFLISLLTLIVLLIEKISKK; translated from the coding sequence ATGAGTAATGATGTTCTAACATTGCTATTTCAAGGCGGATTGTTCTTGATATCACTATTGACTCTGATAGTGTTACTTATAGAAAAAATCTCAAAAAAATAG
- a CDS encoding GntR family transcriptional regulator, whose protein sequence is MKLDFSSGAKPLWSQMANIIKKRIEDGEYEIGCTLPSEMSFADEFNVSRITVRQALNRLMTDGYILRQRGKGTIVKRDKTSFSTRMQSSFKQLQDEYDKTTKTLISVNNVKASEDVAEVFDINPGDNVIMLERSVESKGKIITIYHNYISPKVGASLKDDFTGSFYKYLEMKGFYITSAKEVISAKISTAKDKEVFGFSNDRAMLLKTKYGYSDGVPVEITYGTYIADDYNIVIELV, encoded by the coding sequence ATGAAACTTGATTTCAGCAGCGGAGCTAAACCTCTCTGGAGTCAAATGGCAAACATAATAAAAAAAAGGATAGAGGATGGAGAATACGAAATAGGCTGTACTCTTCCTTCTGAAATGAGCTTTGCAGATGAATTTAACGTATCTAGAATAACTGTCAGACAAGCTCTTAATAGACTTATGACAGATGGATATATACTAAGGCAAAGGGGTAAAGGTACTATCGTAAAAAGGGACAAAACAAGCTTTTCTACAAGAATGCAATCTTCTTTTAAGCAGCTTCAAGACGAATACGATAAGACCACAAAAACCCTTATAAGTGTAAACAACGTTAAAGCAAGTGAGGACGTAGCAGAAGTGTTTGACATTAATCCGGGTGATAATGTTATAATGTTAGAACGTTCAGTGGAATCTAAAGGAAAAATAATAACAATATACCACAATTATATAAGCCCTAAGGTTGGTGCATCATTAAAGGACGATTTTACAGGTTCCTTTTATAAGTATTTGGAAATGAAGGGCTTTTATATAACTTCAGCTAAGGAAGTAATATCTGCTAAAATATCTACCGCCAAGGATAAAGAAGTATTTGGTTTTAGTAATGATAGAGCAATGCTTCTTAAAACCAAATATGGATATTCAGATGGTGTTCCTGTCGAAATAACCTATGGAACCTACATTGCAGATGATTACAATATTGTTATAGAACTTGTGTAG
- a CDS encoding fused DSP-PTPase phosphatase/NAD kinase-like protein, producing MHKKTKLICIGILATAIVTISIYNFDFFKRTPLKEHKVKLVIDAENKNTLPPKFRTTSDTISLHKKGSLNLSGLSDLNASGSGAFSEDELKSIKNKIGNKPIVDIDLRQESHIFVNGIGISWYGKNDDANLNLTSSEVLKDENNKLMRISKDKKVTFDKLSKKKSISNISQLNDVKSVETEEQLAKALGINYSRITVPDHKTPDDAQINSFVSFVKNLPKGTWLHFHCRGGKGRTTTFMAMYDMMINSKKVSFYDIMKRQKLIGGADLLSGQDSLGKSDAEKRVQLLKKFYNYCQNNNDNFKTSWTNYNNKYRIKNLQR from the coding sequence TTGCATAAAAAAACTAAATTAATCTGTATTGGAATTTTAGCTACAGCAATTGTAACTATCTCTATTTATAACTTTGACTTCTTTAAAAGAACACCACTTAAGGAACATAAAGTTAAATTAGTTATTGATGCTGAAAACAAAAATACCTTACCACCAAAATTTAGAACTACAAGCGATACTATAAGCTTACATAAAAAAGGTTCATTAAACCTATCTGGCTTATCTGACTTAAATGCTTCTGGAAGTGGTGCCTTCTCAGAGGATGAACTAAAATCTATAAAAAATAAAATTGGGAACAAACCAATTGTAGATATAGATTTACGTCAGGAATCTCATATCTTTGTAAATGGAATAGGTATAAGCTGGTATGGAAAAAATGATGATGCCAACCTTAACCTAACAAGTTCAGAAGTATTAAAGGATGAAAATAATAAGCTAATGCGCATATCAAAAGATAAAAAGGTTACCTTTGATAAACTTTCAAAAAAGAAATCCATAAGTAATATTTCACAGCTTAATGATGTAAAAAGCGTTGAAACAGAAGAACAATTAGCTAAAGCTTTAGGCATTAATTACTCAAGAATCACAGTTCCTGATCATAAAACCCCTGATGATGCTCAAATTAATTCCTTTGTTAGCTTTGTAAAAAATCTTCCTAAAGGTACTTGGCTTCATTTTCACTGTCGAGGAGGTAAAGGCAGAACAACCACATTTATGGCAATGTACGATATGATGATAAATTCAAAGAAAGTAAGCTTCTATGATATAATGAAGCGACAAAAATTAATTGGCGGAGCTGATTTATTAAGTGGACAAGATTCCTTAGGAAAATCTGATGCTGAAAAAAGAGTTCAGCTTTTAAAAAAATTCTATAATTACTGCCAAAATAATAATGATAACTTTAAAACCTCATGGACAAACTATAATAATAAATATCGTATAAAAAACTTGCAAAGATAG